In Metopolophium dirhodum isolate CAU chromosome 5, ASM1992520v1, whole genome shotgun sequence, the sequence ATTCATCTAGAagtaatatatgttattaaattagaGTTTTCTTAGATTACTGTTGAAAAAATCctcgtttaaaatttttaatatattgatgagTCAAGGACTCGCAGAGCTACTTGTGGAGATACAGGATTTTTGGgataaactgtatatatatatgatgtataatatatatttgtcagaaatatttataaatacatagctattttatttatttgttatttgttgagtatattaaatttatttcttagGTTTGATGTTGGTGAAATTGTTAGACAACATAGTTGTTCAGTTAACAAAGATGAAACAGCTGATGAACTAAAGAAGAAACTATCGGATATGGGTGGACGTTTGTTAATTGACTCATTTAAAGAATTAACAAGGAGTTTAAGGTACGCAGTACCACAATCTGAAAAAGGGATAACttatggtaaaatataaaagatatttCTACAGTAATTTAGACTTAAAATTTGATGATTTCAAATGCTAAAAATAAAGAAGTATTTGAAATGGTTATCTACACAGGTTGGCGTACAGTGTTATCGTTGATCTATGCAGCAACCATGGTGAACTAATAGTGCTTGCAGAGTCAGTTGGTGTGTGgctatatttatgtaataatattatgcactatattggaaaattgatttttacCAAACAGTTAAGTTTATAACTGCACATTCTCAATTTGTGACTAAGTGGATACATTTAACCTTTATGCATGAATGATATTGTTGATaccaaacaataaatacaatatattaggtaatCCATTTGATTTAAAGTTTATAGGGTTAGTAGGTAACAGAAGATTgaggaattaaataacaatttttctcactattttattaaataaatacatttactctGTGTTAAGAATTTAGATTATGCTGTCaatgcaaaatataaaataagcataggtatttataaactCCATGgtcaaatcaaatatttaaaagaataaccaactttaatatttaataagtatgattttaaaaattaattaaatagataaatgtatttgattaggtaggtactataattattcTAATACAATTAGcaagctgggcaagttaatcatttacttttttatttgtaataaaatatgttaacttTAAAAAGTTTACTTTTAAGAGCAGTGCGGCATATCACAGCCACAAGTGcaataacattgaaaaatattatataatgcataatTATATGTTCCATTCTTGACCAATACACACTAAtgatactattttttaaatataaaccaaCTATGAACTAAATTAATAGAGGCATTAAGATGATTTTATTATCCCACACTGAGTATTATAGTCATAAGAGCACATCTAGTAGTGTCTTAACTTGTTTAATCAAGTGATCAATAATTATACTTCTATGTAgcctagaaaaaataaataaatattaattcataataaatcattaataatgaGTTTTACTAAAGACATGAAAATCTATCTTATGTTCATTGCAGAATAATTTATCctgaattttgtttaaattaaattatacacaatatacatattctaagaagtttaaaatttaaaaataaggatTGTTGTCAAACAATAACTAGCAAAACAaactaagaaatattatataaaaaacgtcttacgaattataaatatttaaatctaaagaatattcgttttatatttattaatttagaaacTTTTGACAAAAAGAACTGACAAACCGCATTTTCGGACTATAGTTtgttttatcatacattttataatactttgtTCTACATAACTACACATAAACTTGTGGTTTATAACTACATTCATCGCATAGatcttatatatatacaggCAGCACACCAGTGGACGCCAACCTGTAAAATTAACCGTGGTATTATGAGATAGTATTGTccattaaaaaagtataattttttatttgttttcttatcatattctaatttaaaatttgcatatacaaattaaagcattattgaaaatttgtaacatgtaggtaataactaaaacatttaagatactttttttaaagtattcaaaatacgaTTGTTAAAATCCatgtttcaacattttatgtcttATCATAAGCTAAGAGtactttaaaaatgttactaAATGTAAtggatttttgaaaataatattataatttaacattagtaTAATCAttgatagtatttatatataattaatggtataattaaattttaaagttttaaaataaatatttaattgttgattttaaattaatgttatagcACCAAAAGTAGACAAAACCCTATCCATTATTGATTGGAATGTTACGGATTCTAATTCAGTTTATAACAAATATCGAGCATTATGTGGCTTGTGGCCATTAATAACCACTTGGCATGGGACATCTGTAAAGCTGTTGAAGGTATGCAATTATCAGATGTCAAATGCAGAAACTCAGTTACAACCAGGAGATTTAGTATATGATAAGCAAAGACAAAAATTATCTGTTAAATGTGGTGGAAAAGGAGGTTATGTGTCTattgaaaaacttaaaattccTGGACATAAAACAATGTCgggtaaagatttttttaatggttttgttTACATGAAACCAaatagtgaacgaaaatttgatAGTACACAAAAGTTTGTTTgacataattatgtaaatttgcAGTTAACAAATCCTATGTACTAGTAAATAGGTATTGTGAttcttttattgtaaaaaaatgattgtaaaatgtatattttagaatttagttattaataaaaaatgttaccaAGTATTgtagttacatattatgttattaatagtttaattgagATTTATTGTTTCTAAATGAAACATGATGTGGGTAATACATTGAATTATTACGGAACTGTTCATTACTTTGAATtgtgttgtaataaaaaaaatgtattgcatataaattCAAAGCTCAGTTAGGAATAGAAGTCGGAAGTGGTATTTTCCTAGGGCCTCGCAACAAGtaacttcatattttttttactatattatatttaaattagtgttataactatggccattagctattgtagGGATTGATGTTGGTTAGGAAGGTTTTTGCcactatgaacccgggtggtcacccatcggGGAACTAGTAGCAACAGCCGTTGTTTACTCTCAATCCCAGATTTCAGCCACTGTgccacaatattttattacaataataatttattctggttgtattcttaattttttttaattgtttaataatggTATCCatataacaaacaaattatCTAAATTGCCAATCAATGTACATGAACAAGAAGAGAGCTTGATTCATTTGGGATTTTAATAAATCTGGTATggctagattttttttttgtatttactaacttaactaaacaaaaaaatttacaatatggAACAAAATAAATGAGTGTGTGGAAATTACAATGACTagaaaaacgtaataaaatgtGCCACCACTTCAGCTTAATTGAGTTAGactttttatataagtattttttaaatgtttaggaggtaattatttttttattcaaaaggttagatttatttttaaaatttatttatccataaacattgttttatttagaTGGATGgctagatttaaaatattatagaagaaagttcatattatttaaattatgcatattgtCCGTCATCATTGGTCAGATGATATTTATGTAAGTTTAAGTGTTAGATGACAAAttagtaacctaacctattgtATATAGTTGTTAATGATGTTAGTGCAGCAATGttcattaaacagaaaaacaatCCAAAATAATAGTTCTAAACCACATACCCATATTTAATTCTTCAATGATGATGAAGCAccagaattttaataataatgtattaattctCCAACGAGCAATATATACAaagtgtaattataataaacaaatgtcTGTTGGATCACCTTCAAAGCCAAAGGCTGTGCTGGAGGAGAGAGTCCATAcaagtacaaaattaaataaacatatcaaaaacattataataataaaaataaaaataaattaaaaaatagtagataatcaatattatttataactaaattattacaactagcatgttaattatattcaaatattatttaaatccagAGACATAAGTTTTCTTGTTACTtgtttaaaatctataaaatcatgaataaatattttaggtttaataaaaaaattgagtgaatataaaaaatatggtccTGATTGACAAAAACAGTCCTTAATTtaggtaatgtaatattaaaattttaaacgaatcatgtgtaataattatgagtaggagaattaattgtattattatatttaaaaacaacagcAAAAACATACATGATATGAAgggatttaatatttaaaattttactttcattatataaattagttgttattttacttaatgcagacttattttatatactaatgATGggtttataatgaataaaaatgtattaatttgatggttcaataacatttaatagaccaatcatgggccactaaattatgtttaacaacGTTTAGCTCAATATTGATTTGTTATATGTTTAGAGATTGTTCATGTAACTCGTCATAAGTACcatatcattttataagaattattatgcCTAAAGCATAAATACTAGCACACATAATTCACTTGTTCAAAAcatgtaaatattgaaaataatgttgatataatatattttaatttacccaTGAGTCATGGCCATGGCCTAGTAGCAATTCACAGAGTTAAGGAAATTAAGAGACTGCAGATTCAGTATACACATTTCTTACAGGCCGAAAAATCATTAGTTAgatataattaatcataaaaatacagctaaaaaaaaataaaaaaaatacatatgaatTCAGTTCATAAATAGCAATCAACCAAGGTAAGCTGAGTATATacgaatattaaaaactaaaaagaatcAAGATTGTTTGAATTGttgacaaattataatactatattaaatatttcaatttggcCCTCTTATGTTATGACAAAAATGCAATATTGATATGAATTCACAGTGTGACTGAGTGAGCGTCCAACAGTTGTCCAGGAAaagtattattacataaaaataaattaaaatttcagtCCACtttgaattaaatgttttactaaACTCACTTTTATagtcaaaaaataattgtattaagaaACTTTTATGTTTGCTAATTAATAGCTTGCGCAACAGCATCCAAGGCTCTTTTGTGTTAGTCATAGTCAATGTAAATATCCAGGTAACtaataaaagttttcaaaactTCTTGGAAACATTATTCTTGGCCATGGCCAATTGGGCTTCTGCAATCATCTGAAAAATGTCAAgacaataaaacaaacaaaatgaaCCAAAAATGCAAAAGGACTGAGTATGACAAACTACAAAATTTTGGAAAGTTAGAAAGCTTGGCTAGACATTAGACAtcagaattataaataatagactACTAGAGTCTAGACCCTAGATATATTATAAGGAGACCAAACttgtacataggtaataaacGTTCCATAATACATCGCAGACTTATTTCTCCACCAGTATGTGCGGCAGTTCCCCTTCCAAGACTGTTTTGACACACAGTTAACCCAAATTAGATATAGAAAGATATGGAACTATTAAACCTTAAAAGGATGTCAGACAGATGtgcgacatagcaaatttacgtttaTCAGAACCAACTTTATGTTAAGAACATTACCTCTGTCCCTACGTTgcttattttatgataatttaatttttatgtaagtaatgagcatgtaaaatattacaatttaaaaatgtttataaattgtataaaagccAACGAAGGGACACAGGTAATGTTCTTACTGTTCTTggcttaaagtttgataatagatgaattcactctaatattaattcTGCTAAACATTAATTTGCTGTTATGCGTGGGTGAGAGTGAGAAAACAAATTGTGCGATGATATCCTCTTAATtagtttataagtaaaaaattatacgttttattaaaattatactgacACCAGTGTCTTAAGcatgaattcataaaaatcattataaataaatttaaaaaaaatagtgtgttTATGTTTGTTAATTAACCAGAATTAACTTTATTCATctacatttataattcaaaatttgatagcTACCTAGAAACACTTAGAAATAactagataattaaataaaattactgatgtaaaatatacaaatgcattttaattagATCTATATAAATTTCCatgaatttaaaaactttaaattaagtataaaagtacacaatattatactttgataaactacctaataaataaataattaattaatttagatatcCATTCAATGAACTCTGATCATAAATAATGTGTTGAACGTTTTATATTAGTAAGTACACTATATATGTACTATGTGGatgaattatatattagtaactagtaagtcagttttatattttaatagtagatgtagatacctaattaaaaataatagaaaatatcacTTAGTGATTTTAATCACCCTCTATAGGTATTTCAGGTAGTTTGCACTTCCCTTAGACATCAAtgttataattagaaaaaaaaattatataacaaaatattttacttactttACATTTTTCTGAATCTGGTATATGTGGAATGTTATTCATCCAATCTTGAATACGGATGTATAAACTCTTGTTTACATGATACTGATCATATGTAATAGGTTTACTCGAGAAATGTTGCTCATTATTGCCTGGTATTGGCTGTAGCAGGGTTGCTATtctttaatatgataaaaagttattatagttagttTCTAAAGTTAAAAAGTGACTTAATTAGTTAATCGGGTTTTTTTTAAACGGGCACTTATCAgcgttgtaaatatatttttagtaagattgttagaaatgataatattatttttgtgtaatcATAATATCTgatcatgaaaaataaaataactaaattataatatataatttataaccacatTACATTCAAAAGAGATATCTGcgacacaaaatttaaaatttcaacttGATTACcacatgtaaatattataataggtaggtagaagatataatatgataaactatttaaatacatgCACACCTAACATGTCAGTTTACTTTTTTAGGAAttcaaaaaaaggtattttaatttaacttagtaAGTCtgtctcaaaaaaataaaaaattaaacaattaatgaacaatatattctcataaaaataatattgtgtcatacaaataaaatacaaacaagtaggtacctactaaattataattaaatttaatacctaattaagaCAAACAATTTCGTGACATTTTgctttctaaaaaataatttaaggtgCCTACTTCTTTAATCAAGATAGTTATTTGTGATTCAAAactgattaataaataataatacatcaacatttataagataaaatatgaaaaaagatGGTCAAATGACATTACCTActgaactaggtacctacttagtatctacctataggtatcaaaaaattgacaaaaaaaaaatgtatttattttaaaaataaaattaataattatatatgaaaaaagcaattaattaattcaacttacgttTTACATTCAGAAACTAATTGCACTAATAAAGTAAGTTCACAGAATTGGAAATTATTAGCTCTCTTAACAGCTCTCAATGCGCTTTCGTGTTCTTCGTATTCAATGAATAAGTAACTAATAAAAGAAAACAATGGCTTTTTCAAAATGTACGTTCAAAGTGGAATGTCTAATGTAAGCACTCACCCTTTAGTGTCGCCCTTTTCAGATTTTGGATAGTAATCTCTGAGGATCTTACCGAACTGCgtaaatattttggtaataaaTTGTTGGAGACGGACGAAGCCTTTGTGTCCGACCTTAGGAATACCGTCGACTTTAATGACGGTGGACACTTCGAGTTTCTTTTGCAGTACGAGATTGAGCAATACTAAAAATGA encodes:
- the LOC132945458 gene encoding methionyl-tRNA formyltransferase, mitochondrial isoform X2, with product MNCNLLKLSGFKFHKSLLIELGKPSFSHSAVSLKNKCGSKGPPWRVMFFGNDDFSVKSLQMLTSKMRTQTIISKVDVVTTSTGSGNNVKSFAKEEKLDIYDWPVNTTLLDGKYDIGVVVSFGRLIPEKIIKCFPQGMINVHASLLPRWRGAAPIIYTILNGDLTSGVTIMKIHPRRFDVGEIVRQHSCSVNKDETADELKKKLSDMGGRLLIDSFKELTRSLRYAVPQSEKGITYAPKVDKTLSIIDWNVTDSNSVYNKYRALCGLWPLITTWHGTSVKLLKVCNYQMSNAETQLQPGDLVYDKQRQKLSVKCGGKGGYVSIEKLKIPGHKTMSGKDFFNGFVYMKPNSERKFDSTQKFV
- the LOC132945458 gene encoding methionyl-tRNA formyltransferase, mitochondrial isoform X1, which translates into the protein MNCNLLKLSGFKFHKSLLIELGKPSFSHSAVSLKNKCGSKGPPWRVMFFGNDDFSVKSLQMLTSKMRTQTIISKVDVVTTSTGSGNNVKSFAKEEKLDIYDWPVNTTLLDGKYDIGVVVSFGRLIPEKIIKCFPQGMINVHASLLPRWRGAAPIIYTILNGDLTSGVTIMKIHPRRFDVGEIVRQHSCSVNKDETADELKKKLSDMGGRLLIDSFKELTRSLRLAYSVIVDLCSNHGELIVLAESVAPKVDKTLSIIDWNVTDSNSVYNKYRALCGLWPLITTWHGTSVKLLKVCNYQMSNAETQLQPGDLVYDKQRQKLSVKCGGKGGYVSIEKLKIPGHKTMSGKDFFNGFVYMKPNSERKFDSTQKFV
- the LOC132945459 gene encoding eukaryotic translation initiation factor 3 subunit B-like: MAVAGDAVDNELTVDNKIDEVLLNLVLQKKLEVSTVIKVDGIPKVGHKGFVRLQQFITKIFTQFGKILRDYYPKSEKGDTKGYLFIEYEEHESALRAVKRANNFQFCELTLLVQLVSECKTIATLLQPIPGNNEQHFSSKPITYDQYHVNKSLYIRIQDWMNNIPHIPDSEKCKMIAEAQLAMAKNNVSKKF